The genomic stretch GCCACTCTGCACAGATCACAACAGAGCAGTCACTGTGTACAAATGAGTAATAGGTAAAGACCAGCAGGAAACTTAGACTATGTttaaatttgtaatatttttgatATTCCAGTTATAACCAGGGATCAAATCACTCTAAATAGATCGTCATGTAGGAAAAAAGGCAATGTGCTTTTATTTAgtgccacagacacacacacacacacacacacacacacacacacacacacacacacacgcacatgcacaaacaaacaccagcaTGGACAAGtagaaagacagaaaagaatACCAATAatataagaaaaaatatataataaaatcctAACAAGGAAACCTAGACTCACTGAAGCAAAACACTGAACAGCGCCCTCTGTGGAGTATTTTGTTAAATGTGGGTGAGTATGCAtttgagtgagtttgtgtgctGGCGGTTACTGAGCAAGTCCATTTACAGACAATtggcctcattcatgaaacgCGAGCAGAattaatttgcatgaaaaccaTTCAGAAATAAATTGTTTTGTGAATATTCAGATTCATCAAAATGTTCATAGCCTTGTGAAATTTACACCTGCTCctgaaaacacataaaacataaaGTGTGTGTACTGTCCGAAAGACCTTGAATGTATAATCTGACATGACTGAATtcttaataaaaatgattaaaaataataaaaaggcagaaactaaataaattaataaataaaaaaataataaataatctaaTTATATTTCACAAATCATACCACCTGTTATTCAGAGCAACTTCCAGTAGTTCAGAATTAATTGTTTGATAAATCATTGTTGCAGTATAAAAGAGTTTAAACTAATCACTAATGAGATCCATTCTTTTGTGCAACATTTTTGAACGCCGTACTGTTATCGAACCTTTGCAGTAGCTGTCTGTGATTGGCTCCTTGGACACTGGAGCATTTGAACCATGAATTTAAAGTCCTCAATCATCCAAGACTCATCCCAGGAATTTAAAGTTAAGTTTTACTTGATGGACTGTAACTTATACAACTGCAGTGTAGTCTCGCGCATTTACTCTGCGCCCTGTCACTGCGCACCTTTTATAACATGCTTCATACGAAACGCAACACATAAATTAAAGAAACTTTTGCAAATCAGGAACAAATCTACAGCTATTTATCCCTCTAcaagaggagacagagagagtctaATGTGCCAAAACTCATAGATGGAGCTCGTATCTAAACGCCTTTACCTTTTGTGCAGCTTCTATGCCTTTAGCAGAATCATGCAGTACTGAGCATATGTCTTAGGCCCCTGAAATTATcattctttaaaataatgtatcttCTAAATAAGAGTTTTGAttatatacaattatatataattataaaaacaacATCTAATTTTCTAAAGTATGTGCTGTGAGTGGGTGTGATGAAAAGACGCTCTCCGTCACGTATGAATTTGTGATATCACACTTTATTTAGAATAATGAAGTCTGATAACCTCCAATAAATCTGCACTGCCACAAGGAAAGATGTTAAAGGTTAAACCAATGCATTAACACAGAGAATATCActcagtgttatttgtttttactttcattTGAGCAAATAatctcttactgctcagataatagCTTCTTAAATCTAATCTTTGAGTTTTCCAGTTTCTACTAAAGGAGGTCCAAAGAAGGACAAAGCCCTGAACTGGTGACAGCGTCATTAAACATGTGAGGGCCCTTCTTTGACCCACTGTTTTAACTGCTCCCCCCACCAGAAATGACCACTCATCACTGACCAGCCTTAAACAACAGAAagtcagcgtcttaccagtgaGCAGAGTACACACCGTGACGAGAGAGGTCTTCATCGCTGGGAATTCAAGCTCACTGCAATCTGAGATTCTTCAGAGCTTCCTCAAACGTCCTCTCAGTGCAGAAATCCAGCAGAAATGGCTgctctgatgtgtttacagATCTTCTTTTCAGTCACCTACTGCCCTGAAGAGCTCTGAAATCTAACGCAGGGAGAACTCATGTGCACCACTGAAGATAAACTGAGGATGATGACTGTGCTGTAGCTCAACTCTACCTCTGACCAGAGAAACTCAAACCTGTTGTGTCTGTTTGAGCATGTATTTAGCACTTTGTGGGGACTGCACATTCACTCTTATATTGAAAACCTGAACATTTAGTAGCTTTAAAGATGTGTGGGTATTTCCacagatatttacatttatattagaATATTAGAAAAAGTAAAAGATCAGAGCTGATGGTTTGCTGAAATGAATTATGTGTTTCATTTAAAACTGGTGTTTGGACAGTCTCCACAAAGACTGAaatacctgtgtgtgtttgtgtgtgtgtgtgtaaaggtgtgtATTTTAAGATGAAACAGGATGTGGTTCTTTAGCCCATTTGGCCTCTGAGTTCACCTTGCTCATGACAGCACTGACAACTACACAGTTAAAGTAGCAATTAGTTAGttttaaaacaacacaacaacttTCATCAGTCAGATATCAGTCAGTTTATCTCTGGTTATAGTTTGTCCTTGTCTTGAGTGCGCACCACTGTGGTCAGAGGGGGCAGCCCAGAGCAGGGGTCCAGCAAAGGGAGAACACTGGAGTATCAGCCGCTTAACCGGAGCTTAAAGGTTCTGGTCAATTTGATTCAGAAGTCGACTTCATGTTCAAGAGTCAGTTACAGCGTGAAGTGAAGAAACAGAGAAACCAAAATGAAGATCCCCTCGCTCAGCTCTGACCAGTGTCTCCTCTCAGCAGTAAACTCCTGCTCAGGAGTGGAGGGACATTTAGAGGTGTCAAAGAGAGCAGGAGGTGATTCTGACTCTGTGAACGTATTTGCAGAGCCTCCTGTGGCAGCCCCATTGTTAGGAGTTTGATACCATTTTGAGGTAATACTCAAGGGGGGTAATGTCAGGTATCAGCATTTATCTTTGTTTAGTTACGAATTTTTCTTTGGTTCATTCTTGTCTGCAATGTCTTGTTCCCTCGTGTGTTCATTAGCCACACCTCTTCCCACAGTTGTGGGCCATTACGTGGTCATGTGACTCACAACTCACAGGTGCATCCCTTTACACCATGTTATTTCAGCCCAGTGTTGGGGTGGCTGTGTTTAGTGCAGATCTCTGTTGAGGTTTGTGACTCAAAATAAATCATCCACCATTAGCACCTGatctcactgatgattatgtggctgtacaccatcaaatcctcacagcaatgttccaaaagtCATAAATATCATGATAATTCCCTCAAAAGGAGCATCTTCACACTTTATGAtctctctgtacacacacacttaggaGAAAACTGCTCATTACATTTAGAAATAACCACACTGCCCCCTGAAGGCATCAGTGCACACTACATCATTTGGACCATCTACTGTCTACAGACTTACCATTGTCTGAGTGACTGGACCTGATGGGCTACATTGCTTCactggtcctggttctggaagcgggttcttgtttagtcgctgttctctcatggttcagagtgagccgagtagggactaaaccttgcagagcgctgattgttcAGAGAGAGTCGTTAATCTACGacacgcaacgcagacgtccagcacctactctccatctgtaaagtctccagctgcagcagagatcacatttgtttttatccgactcacgatggCAGCTCAAAAAATTACACtctggtcttttgaagaggttcaaacgctccttgaaTTAGTGGCCAACAAAATAATCATAGGGTCATAGCTTGTTTACTCACTAACTGTTAATCAACAATTAAATTACTTCTGTGTTAGTAACAACTGTCTGTTAATTAACTTGATTTCATAACAATAGTGAAGGGTCTCAtgaacattatacacacacacacacacacacacacacacacacattgttattACTGAGCCTAGATTTCTGAccttaaacacacaaactcagtGGCAGAACCAATCAAAATCTCCATCTCAgctgagggggcggggcatttCACATGAATATTGTCACAGTGTTAAAGTCTTACAGAAGTGGACACTTCTTCACAAAggtctcattttctcttttatttataacagaagtaactttaaaatgaaccCTGACATTATTCCTTTATTAACTTCATTTAACTCCTGACTTTAAAAAGTGTGTAAACAACAtcatcatttatttacatattgatttatttaaattgtaatGATATTCACTGATTAACTGATGAATCCTATCTGCTGTAGACAGGTTCTCACAGTGACATATTCTTCTCTTGTTGGAAATGTCCCTGTGACACTGTGATCTGAACGTCTGCACTGGACCGGTCAGCTGATGTTCATTCAGGGTTAAGCTTTTCTAAGTGAAGGTGTTCTACAGAAGTGTAaaagtgtgtgatgtgtgtgtgtgatctctaCTGAGTGTTTGTTAGATGCAGAACATCCCAGTGTCTGGGTCCTCAGACTTTGGAGTGTGGATGGGGCCAGAGTCAGGGACTGTCTTTACtgtttggaaataaaaaaaagaagaaagacatCAGAGAATTgagcagttcattcattcattcattcattcattcattcattcattcattcattcattatataataataataataataataataatagtaataataataataataataaatgtttcctcccatggtccaaaagcacacgttggtaggtggattggtgactcaaaagtgtgagtgtgtgtgtgagtgaatgtgtgtgtgtctgtgttgcactgtgaaggactggtgccccctccagggtgtattcccgcccaatgattccaggtaggctctggacccaccgtgaccctgaactgaataagtgttacagataataaatgaatgaatgaatggatgaatgataaACGGAATATTGTTATAAATTTAACTGATTTATTCGTATTAatccacagtgaaattctatattattatttaccAGAGTCAGACGTCTCAAGGCCACAGTGTAGACCCCTAAACCTTCCTCTGAAAACTGTGGTGTACTGCACTTTTAATGAGAATGTGcttctcagtccagcactgtgCATGGAAACATTCTCCTGTTCACTGTGGCTGTGTGTTCAATACTCAGAggctaaatatttaaattaccaTTTGTCTTTCCTCTTAAATTTCAGCTGCATTTGGACCATCTACTGTCTACAGACTTGTTGCTGTCTGAGTGACTGGACCAGACAGGCTTCACTCTCTAAGATCATCAGTGAGCCCTGGACACACAAGACCCTACTGCTGCTTCACTACTGCTCCTTCCTTAGAGCAGTTCTGTCAGGTACCAACCTCCGCTCACACACAACACCCCACAGAACTGTTCTTATGGAGATGTACTGACCAAAGCATGACCATCACAATGTGGCTCTCAGATCCTTACACTCACCCATTTCTCCTGGTTTCAACATCATCTTCAAAACCTGACCCCCCTCTACCTCTTCCTCAGTTTACCTctgagtggttttaatcttgtggctgattgggtATGAGTGAAAAGAACCCTCATCTGATGACTGTTATGATTATTGATATGAATTTTATCAAAGCAATGAAACTAAGCCTTTACAACTCAAATGATGTCTCAGTTACCTGGAGTTGGACGTGTGGAGACAGTGGTGATGTTGAGTTTTTGTGGAGGTTGTGGAGCTGATGGAGATAAACAGATTAACCCTTTATGATCCCAGCAGTGAACTCAGATTATAAAACCATACACAGAACagttcatttgaacacaacacaccTTTATTCACAGTCAGACGGACCAGAGTAAATGGGTCTTGTCCTATTCTCTCAATTCCACAGCCGTAGGGTCCTGTGTCCTCCATCCTGAGGTCTCTGATGGTCACTACAATCAGTCTCTGTTCCTTGCTGTCAGTCAGAGAGAGTCTTCCTTCATGTCTC from Hoplias malabaricus isolate fHopMal1 chromosome 2, fHopMal1.hap1, whole genome shotgun sequence encodes the following:
- the LOC136674402 gene encoding CMRF35-like molecule 1, whose protein sequence is MKTSLVTVCTLLTVVSGGGGMIHEEVKETGTEGSAAVIHCPYTKGYETYIKYFCKGVYTNCTTLLQTNGEDSWRHEGRLSLTDSKEQRLIVVTIRDLRMEDTGPYGCGIERIGQDPFTLVRLTVNKAPQPPQKLNITTVSTRPTPVKTVPDSGPIHTPKSEDPDTGMFCI